The sequence below is a genomic window from Acetivibrio clariflavus DSM 19732.
GTTTTAAGAACAGTTATAGATGAAAACGACAGAATATATGATGTAATGCATAAAGTAAAAGAAACTGCATTAGGTGCATTTCAAAATCAAGAATTACCCTTCCAAGAGATATATAGTGTATTGCATTATGAGATTGAACCAGGTTATTCACCTCTATTTCAAATGATGTTTGTTTTTCATGAAATTTTTCCACAAGAGAAGGAGCAATTTCTGGAAGGGTTAAATACGAGATATTTAAACATTAAGAAAAAAGTATCGCAATTCGATATATCTCTTAATATGTTTGATGATAATGAAGAAGGGCTCTATGGTAAATTTGAATATAATACTGATTTGTTCTCTAGAGAAACCATTTTGAAATTTGTTAATCAGTTTAAAGAATTGTTAGAGGTCCTAATAGAGAATCCTGACTTAAAAATATCAGAATTGTGCGTAAAGATTAATGATAATTATCATCAAAAGCTTATAAAAGGTGAAAAAGAGGAAAATGTTCTTGATATAGAGAAAGATATCGTAGATGCTGATTCGGATAATGGCGCTGGATATCAAATATATAAAATATTGTAATAATAATGGGATTACGTGATAAAACTGATTACCTCAGGTGATAAATTTATACATTGAATACCTTGCTTTTGATATACAAAATTATCAGGTGTTTAATGTAAAATATAAATGGGCAAAAGTGAAAAAAAAATTCCCCACTTTTGCAATTAATAAATCCTCAGAAATGAAAAAAGCCATTGAAGGCACCACCATTTAAATTTATCCTTGTATTAGAGACCATTCTTTTACAAGGAGGAACTGGAGGATGCTATCAATGACTCAAAAAATCATATCAGAAAAATGTATTATGAACAAGGTATAAGCATTAGTCAAATTTCTAGGGAAACCAACTTTGATAGAAAAACTATAAGAAAGTATATAGACAAAACAGATTGGAATGAATATCCCATTGATAAAAGTGTAAAAAGAGGAAGGCCAGAAAAACTTAAACCTTTTAAGGATACCATAGACAAGTGGCTTATGGAAGATAAGACAGCAAGAAGAAAACAGAGACATACTGCAAAACGTATTTTTGAAAGATTAACTGAAATATATAAAGATGACTTTGATTGTTGTTACAAGACAGTATCAAATTATGTTAGAAGGAGGAAAAAAGAAATATATGCAAAATCATATGGGTACCTGCCTTTGGAACATAGGCCAGGAGAAGCTCAGGTAGACTTTGGTGAAGCAGACTTCTATCTAAACGATAGATTATACAATGGTTACTACATAAATATTTCATTCCCATACAGCAATCAAGGATATACTCAGCTTTTCAAAGGTCAAAATCAGGAATGCCTTTTTGAAGGACTTATCAATATATTTAAGCATATTCAGGGAGTACCCTATAGGATATGGTTTGATAATGCTAGCACTATAGTTGCAAAAGTATTAAAAGGAGGCGATAGAGATTTAACAGATGATTTTTTGAGGTTTAAAGAACACTACAACTTTGAAGCTGTGTTTTGTAATCCTAACTCTGGTCATGAGAAGGGATCAGTTGAGTCAAAAGTGGGATATCACAGAAGGAACATGTTTGTTCCTGTACCTAAAATAACTAATCTGGAAGAATTCAATAAAGAACTTTTAATAAAATGTGATAATGATGCAGATAGAGAACATTATCGAAAAGGAGTAAAAATATCAGAATTGCATATTGAAGATAGAAAATCATTAATACCACTACCAACTGTAGAATTTGATACAGGAAAATATTTAACTGTAAAAACAAATGGGTGTGGGAAATTTACACTAAATAATGGAATCCACGAATATTCTACATCTCCTAAATATGCAAATGAAAAAATTAATATCAAGATAACAGCTAATGAGGTAATTATACTTGATGAAAACTACAGAGAAACAATCAAACATACTCGACTATATGGTGATACTAAGCAGGAGAGCATGCAATGGCTTCCCTATCTTAATACTCTAGCCAAAAGACCTGGAGCATTGAAATATACTGGAATATATACTATGCTGCCACATCCTATGAAAGAGTATATAGAAACTTGTTCGAGACCTGAAAGGGGAAGAATTCTTCAAACCATAGCAACGATATGTGAGAAATCAAACTTTGAAACAGCAGTAAAAGCAGTAAGTGAAGCTCTTTTGTATGGAGCAGCGGATGCAGATAGCTTGACAGCTCTTTTCAGCAGGCTAAATACTCCTGAACTTGATCTAAAACCTGCTAGAGTACCAGAGGGTATACCAAAACTTAAAAAGGTTGTTACCGATGTTTCTGCATATGATGCTTTGATAAAGGAAGCAGGTGGTAGTTTATGCTAAGTCTTGAAATAGCAGATTGCTGTAAGGCATTAAAAATTAGTCAAAACATGGTGGAAAACAGTCAAAAGATAACTGCGGACAGTCATCAAGAATACTTACTCAAATTATTGAAGCTTGAGATAGAGCACCGAGAAAAGACCAGACAAAATAGGCTGATAAAGAGTGCAGGATTTTATACAATGAAATCCTTGGAAGCGTTTAAATTTGACGAAGTTACTGTTCCTGCGAGTATAATATTGATTATTTAAGAAAATGTGAATTCATAAGAGACAAGAGCAATCTAATGTTTTATGGGAATGTGGGAACTGGAAAAACTCATTTAGCAACGGCTATAGGTATAGAAGCATGTAAGCTAGGTAAATCAGTAAAGTTCTTCAGGACAGCCGCTTTAGTAAACAAGCTTTCAGAGGCAAAGAAAGCCAAAGAACTTTCGGGATTTATCAAGCAATTATGAAAAATGATCTTTTGATATTTGATGAATGGGGGTATATTCCTCTAGACAGAGATGGTTCACAGCTTTTATTCGAGATAATATCTGAATGCTATGAGAGAAAGAGCATAATCATCACAACCAACATAGAATTTTCAAGATGGACTAATGTACTCTATGATGAACAAATGACAGGAGCACTCATAGACAGGCTGCTACATCATTGTCACTTGCTAATTTTTAATGGTGAGAGTGAGAGAATGAAAAACTCATTAATCAGACAAGGTTAACATAAAAATTCCTCACCGGTGCCTGGGGAAAAATTTTTTCATAACTGAGGAAATAATTATTGCAAAAAACACAGGCTTTGAAGTAATTGCATTTATATAAAAAAATTCCATTTAAGCTGTCTTGGTTAATATTTACAATAAAGATGTTTGCCAGATAAAGTTACTGAGAATTAGATGTTTTTATGCGATAAAAAATAGAAAATATGGATAGGAATTTTGCCAGGAAGAGTAAATTGTTATTTTGATTTTTGTGTATTTATGATAATGTAGTAGTTGTCAAGGTCCCAAAATTGGGCTTCTTTGACAACTACATTATACTTTGTTCTCATGCTTTATGTGCTGTTTGTTTGTCGGTATTATTTTCTATTTGAAATTTATTTGCTCTAACTTATCGGTATGAGGGAATTTGAGTATTGATATAATGTATTATACATTTTTATACGGATGTATAATATTACTAAAATTAGGCTCAATTTCGAATTTTTTTCCGTTTAAATAGCTTAGAATACCGCTTGTTTTAGAAAATTCAAACTTAATTTTATACGCCCAGAGGGCTTGATATTTTAACTTTAGGGCACGGTTTAAATTATTGTCTCCATATTTGCTGTCTCCGACTATGGGATGGCCTATATAGGCCATATGTGCCCTGATTTGATGTGTTCGGCCGGTAATCAGCTCAACTTCCAGCAAACTTCCCTTTTCATTTGCAGTTAAATTTTCAATTACTGAGAGTGTTTTGTATTTGGTTATTATTTCTAAAGAATTTTTGGTTTTATAACTGTTTATGTAAACTCGACTTTTTCGCTCATCCTTTTCAAGAAATGCTTTAAGTGTAGCACTATTTTTTTCCGGTATACCACGAACAATACACTGGTAGTATTTTTTAATTTCTTTTTTTCTTATTTTCTCCAGCATTATTTTTAATGCTTCATTGTTTTTGGCAATTATTACGAGACCTCCTGTATTGCGGTCAAGTCTGTGGCATAGAGCAGGGGTGAAACTTTTTGAGTCTGTACTGTCTGCATTGCTGCGAATATAGTCTGTTACAAGGTCAATAAGTGTGTTTTCGGTACTGTCCTTGTCGGGATGAACAGGTATACCTTGCATTTTATTTACAATTAGAATGTTTTTATCCTCATATACAACTGTAAAAGCCTTAGTATGGTTAAAGGGTTGGGATGATCCATTGCCGTAAAGGATTTCATCTATGATATATACCTCGACTATATCCCCGGGATTTGCAATATAGTTTTCCTTTACCCTTATACCGTTTACCTTTATATCTTTTTTTCTAAAGGCTTTATACATGAAACTTTGAGGTAAATTGGGATATTTTTCTCTTAATATTTTATCAATACGTCTATTGCCACTGTCTTTATCTATTACAAACTTTTGCATATTACTCCTCTAAAAAGACTCTCCGTGAGGAGAGTCGCCATTATTTCATGAATTGATTATCCTTTTTATCTTTTCAAGATATTTTTCCGATATCATATCGGCAACGCTTGGACTTTCGCCTTCCGAATATATTCTGCAAAGAGGAAGATCTGCATCGGGTAATACGAGAGCCCAGCCGTTTTCCATTATAAATTTGACACCATCAAGCAACTCTACCTTTTCGCTGTCCTTTTCTGTTATTAGTGTTCTCATAACTCGCCCTTTCAATTCCCAGGGGCAGAATATTTTCTTTTTACTCACATAAAAATCCGGTATTTCTTTAAGTATATCAGATAATGTGGTATTTTTCACGCATAAAAATTCAAGAATCTTGATAAGCCCTGCAAGAGCATCGAAGTTCAATAGGAATTGATCCATATTTTCTTTGTTTTTGAATAGATTGTTGTTCAGCATTTGTTCCATAACTGCCTGGGGTGAGGTTTTTGTACGTACAACTTTTCCATTGTATTTTTCAGCCATGGTTTCGATGATTGACGGTGCGGTAATGGGCACAACCACTTTTGAACCCGGATTGCTTTTAAAGGAGATTAATGAGGTCAGAGAAAGGAAAAGATCATCTTTTACTATTTTCCCGTTTTTGTCTACGAGAACAAGGGTTTCACCGTTGCTGTCGATAAAGGCCGCAAAATTGGCATCATTAGTTTTTATTTTATCTACAATGGTATCTATTTCATTTAAATTGGAGGATGAAAAGCTTGCAACTTTACATCCGATGTCTGTTAGCATGGGAACTACTATTGATATAACAAAATCTGAAGGCGAAACGATGCAAACTTTTGGAGAACTATTCCTTATTGCGTCAGTGTCAATTTCGTTAAGTATGGAACGAACATAGTAATTTTTGAAATCGGTTATATTGTTCAGACGGCTGATTTCTTCTCCGGAACAGCGTTTAAAATCTTCCCGGAAAAAGGCATTTTCAATTTTACGTTCCATGACTCTGCTAATACTCGCACCTTTTGCGTCCATGAAGTCCACTCTAAGTTTATTGGGGTTGTCGTCGCTTAGTTTTATGTGAATTCCCCCTTCAACAGCGAGAAAACTGATGGCATGTCGTGAAATAGGGGTAAGGAGACTGCTCATATTAAATACTTCCACACCTACCGACAGCATACCCGATATAAATGCATGTTTGAACATTCTTGCAGAGTTGGAAGTGGTTGAACTTACAATAACCTTTGAACCTTTTTTGAATATTGAACCATAAGCAGCACCCAAACGGGTTGCAAACTCAGGAGAGATATCGACATTAATAATTCCCGACAGACCGTTTTCACCGAAAATGGTTTTTGAATGCTTTGAACCCCAAATGATATTTCTATCCACAATAGCCAGAGGATCTACTGTCTTTTGAGGCCAGATACGGATATTGGGTTTTATAATAGCTCTTTCATTTATGACACAGTTATCGCCAACAACTGCGTTTTCAAATATTCGCGCATAGTGTTTGAGATTTATTTTATTACAAAGGATGGCACCTCTTATTTCAGAACCATATTCAATATAGTTTCCGTTCCAAAGTACGCTTCTTTTAATGGTGGATTCATCTTCCACCACATTGTTGCTGCCGAGAACACTATAGCTGTCAATTACAGCACCGCTTCCTATACGACAATTGTCGCCTATTACACAGGGTGCATTTAATGTGGCATGGGAATCAATAATGCTACCTGAACCGACCCAGATACCTTTTTTAACCTCTGTCAATGTTGTATTTATTTTTACCTTGCCGTCAAGTACATCATAGTGTGCTTGAAGATAGGCTTGCAGGTCCCCTATGTCGCACCAGTAGCCTGACATTACATACCCAAACATGGGTTCTTTTTTTTCCAGCAGCAGAGGGAAAAGGTCCTGGCTAAAGTCTGTCTTTTTTCCTTGTTCCAGGTAATCCATTATTTCCGGTTCCAATATATAAGTTCCGGTATTTACTGTGTCGCTGAAAACTTCACCCCAACTTGGCTTTTCAAGAAAACCGGTTATTGTACCGTTTTTATCGGTAATTACAACACCATATTCTAAAGGTACGTCTACTCTGGTTAAAACGATAGTGGCTTTTGATTTCTTTTCTCTATGAAATTCTATAGCTTTGGTAATGTCCATATCTGTAAGGGAATCACCGCTTATTACGATAAAAGTTTCATCAAGGAAATCACCGGCATTTTTTACACTGCCTGCAGTTCCTAAGGGTACATCTTCTGTAAAATATTGAATATTGACTCCAAAATGCGAACCGTTTCCAAAATAGTCCTTGATTTTCTGAGGCAGATACATTAATGTGACTCCTATTTCGGTAATGCCGTGTTTTTTGAGTAAATTTATAATATGTTCCATTATCGGTATATTCATTACCGGAACCATAGGTTTAGGTAAGTCACATGTAAGAGGACGCAGTCTTGATCCTTCACCGCCAGCCATAATAATTGCTTTCATTTAAGGACCATCCTTTCACAATTGATATCATGGTGTAAGTCGATTGCTTTGAGATTTACCTCTTTTAGATTTTCATAAAAGAGGTATGTCAGTTTAAGTTAATACTTTACATTCAATTTTTATTATTGAGAAATTAAATTTATTTATTATCTATTGAACGCAGAATACTTAATATTCAAAATATAATGCCAACGTTCAATATTGGTAATTAGCTCAAGAAAATTCAGGATATAAAGTACAAACTAAAAGAAAGTTTTAGCCAAACTTGAATAATTTAAGTATCGTATAAACCGCTACTAATGTCCATTTATATATTATTTATATTCAATACAGTTTAGAAAAATCCTTTATAGAAT
It includes:
- a CDS encoding RluA family pseudouridine synthase, whose protein sequence is MQKFVIDKDSGNRRIDKILREKYPNLPQSFMYKAFRKKDIKVNGIRVKENYIANPGDIVEVYIIDEILYGNGSSQPFNHTKAFTVVYEDKNILIVNKMQGIPVHPDKDSTENTLIDLVTDYIRSNADSTDSKSFTPALCHRLDRNTGGLVIIAKNNEALKIMLEKIRKKEIKKYYQCIVRGIPEKNSATLKAFLEKDERKSRVYINSYKTKNSLEIITKYKTLSVIENLTANEKGSLLEVELITGRTHQIRAHMAYIGHPIVGDSKYGDNNLNRALKLKYQALWAYKIKFEFSKTSGILSYLNGKKFEIEPNFSNIIHPYKNV
- a CDS encoding mannose-1-phosphate guanyltransferase, producing the protein MKAIIMAGGEGSRLRPLTCDLPKPMVPVMNIPIMEHIINLLKKHGITEIGVTLMYLPQKIKDYFGNGSHFGVNIQYFTEDVPLGTAGSVKNAGDFLDETFIVISGDSLTDMDITKAIEFHREKKSKATIVLTRVDVPLEYGVVITDKNGTITGFLEKPSWGEVFSDTVNTGTYILEPEIMDYLEQGKKTDFSQDLFPLLLEKKEPMFGYVMSGYWCDIGDLQAYLQAHYDVLDGKVKINTTLTEVKKGIWVGSGSIIDSHATLNAPCVIGDNCRIGSGAVIDSYSVLGSNNVVEDESTIKRSVLWNGNYIEYGSEIRGAILCNKINLKHYARIFENAVVGDNCVINERAIIKPNIRIWPQKTVDPLAIVDRNIIWGSKHSKTIFGENGLSGIINVDISPEFATRLGAAYGSIFKKGSKVIVSSTTSNSARMFKHAFISGMLSVGVEVFNMSSLLTPISRHAISFLAVEGGIHIKLSDDNPNKLRVDFMDAKGASISRVMERKIENAFFREDFKRCSGEEISRLNNITDFKNYYVRSILNEIDTDAIRNSSPKVCIVSPSDFVISIVVPMLTDIGCKVASFSSSNLNEIDTIVDKIKTNDANFAAFIDSNGETLVLVDKNGKIVKDDLFLSLTSLISFKSNPGSKVVVPITAPSIIETMAEKYNGKVVRTKTSPQAVMEQMLNNNLFKNKENMDQFLLNFDALAGLIKILEFLCVKNTTLSDILKEIPDFYVSKKKIFCPWELKGRVMRTLITEKDSEKVELLDGVKFIMENGWALVLPDADLPLCRIYSEGESPSVADMISEKYLEKIKRIINS
- the istA gene encoding IS21 family transposase — encoded protein: MYYEQGISISQISRETNFDRKTIRKYIDKTDWNEYPIDKSVKRGRPEKLKPFKDTIDKWLMEDKTARRKQRHTAKRIFERLTEIYKDDFDCCYKTVSNYVRRRKKEIYAKSYGYLPLEHRPGEAQVDFGEADFYLNDRLYNGYYINISFPYSNQGYTQLFKGQNQECLFEGLINIFKHIQGVPYRIWFDNASTIVAKVLKGGDRDLTDDFLRFKEHYNFEAVFCNPNSGHEKGSVESKVGYHRRNMFVPVPKITNLEEFNKELLIKCDNDADREHYRKGVKISELHIEDRKSLIPLPTVEFDTGKYLTVKTNGCGKFTLNNGIHEYSTSPKYANEKINIKITANEVIILDENYRETIKHTRLYGDTKQESMQWLPYLNTLAKRPGALKYTGIYTMLPHPMKEYIETCSRPERGRILQTIATICEKSNFETAVKAVSEALLYGAADADSLTALFSRLNTPELDLKPARVPEGIPKLKKVVTDVSAYDALIKEAGGSLC